From the genome of Sporocytophaga myxococcoides DSM 11118:
ATTAAATGGAAGAATGGCTTCTTTACTGGCAAGATTTGTTACACCTTAATATAAGGTATCTGGATGAAAGAACGATCACATAACAAATTTTTAAACCACAAACTGAAACCCCACACCATGCACATTGCGAATGCATATGGTCGTATCTTCTTTAAGGTACTTTCTTAGTTTAGCAATAAAAACATCCATACTTCTTCCCATAAAATAATCATCATCTCCCCAGATTTCTTTCAGCATCTCTTCTCTTTTGATCAATTGATTTTGATGGGTACAAAAGAATCGAAGTATATCACCTTCCTTTTGTGTGAGCGTATAAATTTCTTTTGGAGAAGTAAGCTTAAGATTTTTGTAATCAAAAGTAAATAGTCCGAATTTATAAAAAGGCTCGACATCCGATAAGCCTGAACGTCTGAGGAATACAGCAATCCTCATTAGGA
Proteins encoded in this window:
- a CDS encoding response regulator transcription factor — protein: MKLRILFAEDDDCFAFVLKDHLELNGYEVVHVSNGENALKLFKREKFDLCLLDVMMPAIDGFTVAKEIRMLNKAIPVLFISAKSMKEDRLQGFKTGGDDFITKPFSVEELLMRIAVFLRRSGLSDVEPFYKFGLFTFDYKNLKLTSPKEIYTLTQKEGDILRFFCTHQNQLIKREEMLKEIWGDDDYFMGRSMDVFIAKLRKYLKEDTTICIRNVHGVGFQFVV